From bacterium, one genomic window encodes:
- a CDS encoding septum formation initiator family protein, translating to MVRIPGFRSAPPTARPAPAFARGAPAVRGSPLRRRLRLSLLWLGGAAVGVLLYSSLTGANGLRTYLDLRQERLRLEREVAELQRRRAEIETGLVALRDTADTETLERIAREKYRMRRPQEKVIEIVGEDALAPAPEPTAGE from the coding sequence TCCGCGCCGCCGACGGCGCGGCCGGCCCCGGCCTTCGCCCGCGGCGCGCCCGCCGTGCGGGGGTCCCCGCTGCGGCGGCGCCTGCGCCTGTCCCTGCTGTGGCTCGGCGGCGCGGCGGTCGGGGTGCTGCTGTACAGCTCGCTGACCGGCGCCAACGGCCTGCGCACGTACCTGGACCTGCGCCAGGAGCGGCTGCGCCTGGAACGGGAGGTGGCCGAGTTGCAGCGACGGCGCGCGGAAATCGAGACCGGCCTGGTCGCGCTGCGCGACACCGCGGACACCGAGACGCTGGAGCGGATCGCCCGCGAGAAGTACCGGATGCGGCGGCCGCAGGAGAAGGTGATCGAGATCGTCGGCGAGGACGCGCTGGCGCCGGCGCCCGAGCCAACCGCGGGCGAAT